From a region of the Leptospira montravelensis genome:
- a CDS encoding APC family permease, protein MELKRSLNTFDSISVLFSSMVGSGIFFTSGYLIKETGNLWIVLFCWIVGGILALSGSITYAYAARLLPFAGGDYVYLKVAYSPAIAFMSGWSSLLTNFSACVSVLALAFGKYVQILFPEIPVWQSPTYTLLGLDLQISSITFIGVIPILFFSILNFFGIKSAVRVQNVFAVLKITGLLLFLALGFSMGNTNWSYLWNTPFPNLMELSFYSKVLIGIVPVSFSYLGWNMITYIAEEVKNPEQTIVRSAITACFLVAGLYFAINLLFVISAPIEELAGQDGIGAIAFQKLFGVNYSILTTSFIAWVILGSMSAILIGGSRVYFAMARDGVFLPSFSKVHPEWHSPYVSIFFQGFVAILFLFVKEIEALLYMITCSILILSCLTAATPFRFEKMGMKSDYKIPFYPLPIFLYILANIAVMMILFIEKPVTASWGLMITLIALPVYYGFRLDKKMVKVKK, encoded by the coding sequence TTGGAATTAAAACGTAGTCTCAATACTTTTGATTCCATTTCGGTTCTCTTCTCCTCTATGGTGGGGTCGGGAATTTTTTTCACCTCCGGGTATTTGATCAAAGAAACCGGAAATCTTTGGATTGTTTTGTTTTGTTGGATTGTGGGCGGAATTTTAGCCCTCTCTGGTTCCATCACTTATGCTTATGCAGCGCGCCTCCTCCCTTTTGCTGGTGGCGATTACGTTTACTTAAAAGTTGCTTATTCTCCTGCCATTGCCTTTATGAGTGGTTGGTCATCCTTACTCACCAATTTCTCTGCCTGTGTGTCGGTGCTTGCTCTTGCCTTTGGAAAATATGTACAAATTTTATTTCCAGAAATTCCAGTTTGGCAATCACCTACTTACACCTTACTTGGGTTAGATTTACAAATCAGCTCCATTACTTTTATTGGTGTTATACCGATTTTATTTTTTAGCATTCTCAACTTTTTTGGAATTAAATCTGCCGTTCGCGTACAGAATGTTTTTGCTGTCTTAAAAATTACGGGCCTTCTTCTTTTTCTAGCTCTTGGGTTTTCTATGGGAAACACCAACTGGTCTTATTTATGGAACACTCCTTTTCCAAATCTAATGGAACTTTCTTTTTACTCCAAGGTTTTGATTGGAATTGTGCCTGTGTCCTTCTCCTATTTGGGATGGAATATGATTACCTATATTGCGGAAGAAGTAAAAAACCCAGAACAAACCATTGTTCGTTCTGCCATCACTGCTTGTTTTCTTGTGGCCGGCCTCTATTTTGCGATCAATTTACTTTTTGTGATTTCAGCTCCCATAGAAGAGTTAGCTGGCCAAGATGGGATTGGTGCCATCGCCTTTCAAAAGTTATTTGGGGTAAATTACTCTATCCTTACTACGAGTTTTATTGCTTGGGTAATTTTGGGATCGATGTCGGCCATTCTCATCGGAGGAAGTCGAGTGTACTTTGCAATGGCAAGAGATGGAGTGTTCCTTCCTTCTTTTTCCAAGGTTCATCCCGAATGGCATAGTCCTTATGTTTCTATTTTTTTCCAAGGTTTCGTAGCCATTCTCTTTTTGTTTGTCAAAGAAATCGAAGCCCTACTTTACATGATCACTTGTTCGATTTTGATTTTGTCATGTCTTACGGCAGCCACACCATTTCGGTTTGAGAAGATGGGAATGAAATCAGATTATAAAATTCCTTTCTATCCTTTGCCCATTTTTCTTTATATTTTGGCTAATATTGCTGTGATGATGATTCTATTTATCGAAAAACCTGTAACGGCTTCTTGGGGACTCATGATCACTCTCATTGCCCTTCCCGTATATTACGGATTTCGATTGGATAAAAAAATGGTTAAAGTTAAAAAATAA
- a CDS encoding LIC10415 family protein, with the protein MDVRLNRLLNSAEKLIQDKKDTKEVSGKSGVPVQKSDEKSDFVVSLPVQYHNIQSRLTELQKQLSKEQSRIGLLEDNSQEEDKLKELLFEGEPLFPELGEGKVTKPEILENSKGNISSLLAELKKKEVESENIFSLGMMLSPEEFKGKIGTLSASSMKPISETMVKRLLG; encoded by the coding sequence ATGGATGTTCGTCTCAATCGTCTCCTCAACTCAGCCGAAAAACTAATCCAGGACAAAAAGGACACAAAAGAAGTCTCTGGAAAATCAGGAGTACCTGTACAAAAGTCAGATGAAAAATCCGACTTTGTTGTCAGCCTTCCTGTTCAGTACCACAATATCCAATCACGACTTACGGAATTGCAAAAACAACTTTCTAAGGAACAATCTAGGATTGGCCTTTTGGAAGATAACTCTCAAGAAGAAGACAAACTCAAAGAACTTCTTTTTGAAGGAGAACCACTATTCCCAGAGTTAGGTGAGGGCAAAGTAACCAAACCAGAAATTTTAGAAAACAGCAAAGGGAATATCTCAAGCCTTCTAGCGGAACTAAAGAAAAAGGAAGTAGAAAGCGAAAATATTTTTTCCCTTGGAATGATGTTAAGCCCAGAAGAATTCAAAGGGAAAATCGGAACTTTGTCTGCATCATCTATGAAACCAATTTCTGAAACAATGGTAAAACGACTCCTCGGCTGA
- a CDS encoding leucyl aminopeptidase, whose product MKIETSPLQIQIGSPKSGTYYKLIPIFQEDVKEELGKKFPVQIETKVFSGELGKEFRDEAEQTIYLGLGEKEKLNFRKFISHFFKYGEKILSYDGMGLEIIISKSLSKKFSADRIAYQIANTLFIGSYPVSVLQTKKKEKKKVGAVYLKFEDKSVTTLAESGLSKSKIVAKHVNGARHIAHLPANYFTPDDFVSRSKEIAKEYKLSVKVWDEPQLKKEGLGGILAVARGSELNGKMVILEYKPAKAKKKFAIVGKGLTFDTGGISLKPPGEMHEMKYDMCGAAATIHAIGAIAALELPIHIVAAIGVAENMPDGKAIKPGDVYTAYNGTTVEVQNTDAEGRLVLGDVLSYVSKNYKPDYMVDLATLTGAVIIALGHEAAAILTNSDPLREALFTASEASDDRVWELPLWEEYGEDLKSDIADLKNITGGGKGAGTISAGIFLSKFVDESINWAHIDIAGAAWRKKKSGTQFHGPTGYGVRLLVDLANELSKK is encoded by the coding sequence ATGAAAATAGAAACCTCTCCACTCCAAATCCAAATCGGTTCCCCTAAATCCGGAACATATTACAAACTCATCCCCATCTTCCAAGAGGATGTCAAAGAAGAACTGGGGAAAAAATTCCCAGTGCAAATCGAAACCAAAGTTTTTTCGGGAGAACTCGGAAAAGAATTTCGTGATGAAGCAGAACAAACCATCTATCTTGGATTAGGTGAAAAGGAAAAACTCAACTTTAGAAAGTTTATTTCCCATTTTTTTAAATACGGGGAAAAAATTCTAAGTTATGATGGCATGGGTCTTGAGATTATTATCTCTAAATCCCTTTCTAAAAAGTTTTCTGCCGATCGTATCGCATACCAAATTGCGAATACACTTTTTATTGGAAGTTATCCTGTTTCTGTTTTACAAACAAAGAAAAAAGAAAAAAAGAAAGTGGGTGCGGTATACCTAAAGTTTGAAGACAAATCTGTGACTACATTAGCGGAATCAGGACTTTCCAAAAGTAAAATTGTCGCCAAACATGTGAATGGTGCTCGCCACATCGCTCATTTACCTGCAAACTATTTCACTCCCGATGATTTTGTTTCTCGTTCTAAAGAAATCGCAAAAGAATACAAACTCTCTGTTAAAGTTTGGGATGAACCTCAATTGAAAAAAGAGGGTCTTGGTGGGATCTTGGCAGTGGCTCGTGGATCAGAACTCAATGGCAAGATGGTGATTTTAGAATACAAACCGGCCAAAGCCAAAAAGAAATTCGCCATTGTAGGAAAGGGATTAACCTTTGATACCGGTGGAATTTCATTAAAACCACCAGGCGAAATGCATGAAATGAAATACGATATGTGCGGGGCAGCTGCCACCATACACGCGATTGGTGCCATTGCCGCACTGGAACTTCCGATCCATATTGTCGCTGCCATTGGTGTGGCGGAAAACATGCCAGACGGAAAGGCGATCAAACCAGGCGATGTGTATACCGCATACAATGGAACCACTGTGGAAGTCCAAAACACAGACGCTGAAGGTAGACTTGTGCTTGGTGATGTTTTGTCTTATGTTTCTAAAAATTACAAACCAGACTATATGGTGGATTTAGCAACACTCACAGGTGCTGTGATCATAGCTCTGGGTCATGAAGCGGCCGCCATTCTTACCAATTCGGATCCACTCCGGGAAGCCCTATTCACTGCCTCCGAAGCTTCGGATGACCGAGTTTGGGAACTTCCACTTTGGGAAGAATATGGGGAAGATTTGAAGTCAGACATTGCTGACCTAAAAAACATCACTGGCGGCGGAAAAGGAGCAGGTACCATTTCTGCGGGAATTTTTCTTTCTAAGTTTGTGGATGAGTCCATCAATTGGGCTCATATTGATATTGCAGGAGCCGCTTGGAGAAAGAAAAAGTCAGGAACCCAATTTCATGGACCAACAGGTTACGGTGTACGTTTGTTAGTCGATCTTGCGAACGAACTATCTAAAAAATAA
- a CDS encoding MFS transporter: MDFKFTPYHVFVVGLLAFLQFTVVLDFMILSPLGVLVMEKLQISTQQFGFVVSAYAFSAGISGILAAGFADRFDRKKLLLFFYIGFVLATFLCGIATTYFFLFGARILTGLFAGVLSSISFAIVADLFPLQVRGRVMGFIMTAFAASQVFGLPIGIYISNLWGWQSPFLMIASISGAVGFIIFFFLKPVITHLDHKTDIHAFHHLAKTITQPKYLPAFIATTLLATGGFMLMPFGSAFSVHNLGVKLEDLPLVYMVTGVVSMLGGPLMGRLSDAIGKYNMFVIASIFAASIIIYYTKMEISPLPIVIFVNSILFVFVAARMISANALTSAVPDLHDRGAFMAISSSIQQISGGIAASVAGLIVIQTSSGYMERYEILGYVVAGAIVLTVILMYSVNQIVLRKHSQ; the protein is encoded by the coding sequence ATGGATTTTAAGTTCACGCCGTATCATGTTTTTGTTGTTGGTTTACTTGCTTTTTTGCAATTTACCGTGGTTCTTGATTTTATGATTCTTTCTCCCCTGGGAGTTCTGGTCATGGAAAAATTACAAATTTCAACCCAACAGTTTGGATTTGTTGTTTCTGCTTATGCTTTTAGTGCCGGGATTTCTGGTATTTTGGCGGCCGGGTTTGCGGATCGATTTGATCGTAAAAAATTATTATTATTCTTTTACATTGGGTTTGTGCTCGCCACTTTTCTTTGCGGCATTGCAACAACTTACTTCTTTTTATTTGGTGCTCGCATTTTGACTGGACTCTTTGCTGGTGTCCTTTCTTCCATATCCTTTGCCATTGTTGCAGATTTGTTCCCGTTACAAGTGAGAGGAAGGGTGATGGGTTTTATTATGACTGCTTTTGCCGCAAGCCAAGTATTTGGACTTCCCATTGGTATTTATATTTCTAATTTATGGGGATGGCAATCTCCGTTTTTGATGATCGCAAGTATTAGTGGAGCTGTTGGATTTATTATCTTCTTCTTTTTAAAACCAGTGATTACCCATCTTGATCACAAAACGGATATTCATGCATTCCATCACTTAGCAAAAACAATTACACAACCTAAGTATTTACCTGCTTTTATTGCGACCACCTTACTTGCCACAGGTGGATTTATGTTAATGCCTTTTGGGTCCGCATTTTCTGTCCATAACCTTGGGGTAAAATTAGAAGATTTACCATTGGTTTATATGGTAACAGGTGTTGTTTCTATGTTAGGTGGCCCTTTGATGGGTAGACTGAGTGATGCCATTGGGAAATACAATATGTTTGTGATTGCTTCTATTTTTGCAGCTAGTATCATCATCTATTACACTAAAATGGAGATTTCTCCTTTGCCGATTGTGATTTTCGTAAATTCCATCCTTTTTGTTTTTGTGGCAGCACGAATGATTTCTGCCAATGCCTTAACCTCAGCAGTTCCCGACTTACATGACAGAGGTGCCTTTATGGCCATCAGTTCGTCGATCCAACAAATTTCTGGTGGAATTGCGGCTTCTGTTGCTGGCCTGATTGTCATCCAGACTTCTAGTGGTTATATGGAAAGGTATGAAATTTTAGGTTATGTAGTTGCAGGTGCTATCGTTCTCACTGTGATTTTGATGTATAGTGTGAACCAAATTGTCCTGCGAAAACATTCACAGTGA
- the sppA gene encoding signal peptide peptidase SppA has product MERNQFLLFLSFLFSTIATILGIAILVSGSSLARFSTGTGGSLFQASEIGAVVIPIVGEIHSGSSTFDSTGADTVLRQLRELEEDGNVKGILLEINSPGGTVAASQEIFNELLHLRKTKKIVVSMKDVAASGGYYIAAASDYIFAQNGTITGSIGVISFAPNVKGLLDRYGVGVRTYKAGKYKDMYSPFRDSTNEEDDMIGKQLQDTYRKFVEDVAKGRNKTVKSIEELAEGKIYSGEDAFRNKLVDDIGGRREAHKKLSELCQYDGLIPLFEQEISPFDRFLQSIGVSFFGDNSHVSKIRSLIQSQVLVILPTALGKLML; this is encoded by the coding sequence ATGGAAAGAAACCAATTTCTTCTCTTTCTCTCCTTTTTGTTCTCCACTATTGCCACAATTCTCGGAATTGCCATTTTGGTATCTGGATCAAGCCTTGCCCGATTCTCAACTGGAACCGGTGGCAGTCTTTTCCAAGCCAGTGAAATTGGAGCTGTCGTCATACCGATTGTGGGTGAGATCCATTCTGGCTCATCAACCTTTGATTCCACGGGTGCTGATACCGTTTTACGCCAATTACGCGAATTGGAAGAGGACGGAAATGTCAAAGGAATCCTTCTCGAGATCAATTCCCCTGGTGGAACTGTTGCTGCTTCTCAAGAAATTTTCAACGAACTCCTTCATTTACGGAAAACCAAAAAGATTGTGGTGAGTATGAAGGACGTAGCAGCCTCCGGTGGGTATTATATTGCCGCTGCTTCTGATTATATTTTTGCACAAAACGGAACCATCACGGGATCCATTGGAGTGATTTCTTTTGCACCAAACGTGAAGGGACTTTTGGATCGTTACGGCGTGGGTGTTCGCACCTACAAAGCAGGGAAATACAAAGATATGTACTCTCCTTTCCGTGATTCTACAAACGAAGAAGATGATATGATTGGAAAACAATTGCAAGACACCTATCGCAAGTTTGTGGAAGATGTTGCCAAAGGAAGAAACAAAACAGTAAAGTCCATTGAAGAGTTAGCAGAAGGAAAAATTTATTCTGGCGAAGATGCATTCCGTAATAAACTTGTAGATGACATTGGTGGGCGACGGGAAGCACATAAAAAACTTTCTGAACTTTGTCAATACGACGGACTCATCCCACTTTTTGAACAAGAGATCTCTCCCTTCGATCGTTTTTTGCAATCCATTGGTGTGAGCTTTTTTGGAGACAATTCCCATGTATCCAAAATTAGATCTCTTATCCAATCTCAAGTTTTGGTCATCTTACCAACCGCTCTTGGAAAATTAATGTTATGA
- the bcp gene encoding thioredoxin-dependent thiol peroxidase, whose protein sequence is MLEVGKKAPNFTSVNQNGEKVKLADLTGKNGVVVYFYPRDMTPGCTTEACDFRDNFARLKKFGYNVVGISKDNPKSHTKFIEKQELNFDLISDESGEICEAYGVWREKVFMGRKGMGIVRSTFLLDNSLKIKKIYDSVKVKGHVEEIIKDIQEIQGK, encoded by the coding sequence ATGTTGGAAGTAGGGAAAAAAGCCCCCAATTTTACAAGTGTCAACCAAAACGGCGAAAAAGTAAAACTCGCTGACCTAACAGGAAAAAATGGAGTCGTTGTTTATTTTTATCCGAGGGATATGACTCCAGGATGTACAACAGAAGCTTGTGACTTCCGTGACAATTTTGCACGACTGAAAAAATTCGGTTACAATGTGGTGGGAATCTCCAAAGACAATCCCAAGTCGCATACCAAGTTCATTGAAAAACAAGAACTCAATTTTGATCTTATCTCTGATGAATCAGGCGAAATTTGTGAGGCCTATGGTGTTTGGAGAGAAAAAGTTTTTATGGGCCGTAAAGGGATGGGAATTGTTAGATCTACCTTTCTTTTAGATAACTCTCTCAAAATCAAAAAAATCTATGACAGCGTGAAGGTCAAAGGACACGTTGAAGAAATCATCAAAGACATTCAGGAAATCCAAGGGAAATGA
- a CDS encoding tetratricopeptide repeat protein, with amino-acid sequence MAEETDYLGYMNKGNYAMALNLLDQALLQNPEDPILLYNFALCCFQTKNFKKSIQVLDRILSEYPGFIELDNVYRLKVFALVELKDWETAESIIKERLQVAVDDAKLLSFLAHVYEYTHRLEEAIEIHRRILRHTPDYKNSLNSLGYLLALKKKPNSEERAEAIRSLKKALELDPNNPAYLDSFGYFLQTIGKPEEAWKAYRKALQKNPNHPILLERLKNLKK; translated from the coding sequence ATGGCTGAAGAAACAGATTATCTCGGTTATATGAATAAAGGCAACTATGCTATGGCATTGAATCTTTTGGACCAGGCCTTACTCCAAAATCCAGAAGATCCTATCCTTTTGTATAATTTTGCTTTGTGTTGTTTTCAGACCAAAAACTTTAAAAAATCGATTCAGGTTTTGGATCGGATCCTAAGCGAATATCCGGGGTTCATTGAACTGGATAATGTGTACCGCCTAAAAGTATTTGCCCTCGTGGAATTAAAGGATTGGGAAACAGCCGAATCCATCATCAAAGAAAGATTACAAGTGGCTGTGGATGATGCCAAACTCCTTTCGTTTTTAGCTCATGTTTATGAATACACACACCGGTTGGAAGAAGCCATTGAGATCCACCGCCGTATTTTAAGGCATACTCCCGATTACAAAAACAGTTTGAACTCGCTTGGATACCTTCTTGCCTTGAAAAAAAAACCAAATTCCGAGGAACGTGCGGAAGCCATTCGCTCTTTAAAAAAAGCATTGGAACTCGATCCCAACAATCCGGCCTATTTGGATTCCTTTGGTTATTTTTTGCAAACCATTGGAAAACCAGAGGAAGCTTGGAAAGCCTATCGCAAAGCTCTACAAAAGAACCCAAACCATCCCATCCTCTTAGAAAGATTGAAGAACCTAAAGAAATAA
- a CDS encoding DJ-1/PfpI family protein, translating to MLQIGILIFPEVEVMDFAGPFEVFSLAETNERKKLCQVHIVAENLSPIPARNGLIVLPNYDYTNCPQMDILIVPGGFGAEELEIKNQTTLSWIKAKYSEVKHLASICTGAFLLAEIGLLDHLEVTTHWMDIETLKNNYPMLNVKENVRFTDNGKILTSGGISSGIHLSFYLLQKLFGLEVATRTAKRMEYDWDPSSLNKH from the coding sequence ATGTTGCAAATAGGAATTCTTATTTTTCCAGAAGTCGAAGTAATGGACTTTGCCGGCCCCTTTGAAGTCTTTTCTCTAGCAGAAACTAACGAACGTAAGAAATTATGCCAGGTACATATTGTTGCCGAAAACCTATCTCCCATCCCTGCAAGGAATGGACTCATAGTTTTGCCTAACTATGACTACACAAATTGCCCACAAATGGATATATTAATTGTCCCAGGCGGATTCGGTGCCGAGGAGTTAGAGATTAAAAATCAAACAACCCTTAGCTGGATTAAAGCGAAATACTCAGAAGTTAAGCATTTAGCTTCCATTTGTACAGGTGCGTTTCTATTAGCAGAAATAGGACTTTTAGATCATTTAGAAGTCACCACTCACTGGATGGACATTGAAACTCTTAAAAACAACTATCCAATGTTAAATGTAAAAGAAAACGTTCGATTTACAGACAATGGGAAAATTCTAACTTCGGGAGGAATTTCCTCCGGCATTCATTTGAGTTTTTATCTCCTCCAAAAACTATTTGGACTCGAAGTAGCCACTCGAACCGCAAAACGCATGGAATACGATTGGGATCCAAGTTCACTTAACAAACATTAA
- a CDS encoding potassium/proton antiporter: MIDSFTLQALVISTLILFSILSSKLFFRFGFPILLIFLTFGMLAGSDGPGRIDFSDYGLAQSIGIFALIYILFLGGLESEWDSLKNFLAVGIRLSIIGTILTALILGVLIHYLFPVLGFMESFLLGSIVSATDAASVFNIFKTGSSDLPVHLKKIIEFESGSNDAVGVLLTTIFMNLITADASFSGFQFFRFFVMQVLVGTMMGYSLGILILYLMNSVKLGYDGLYLVFITASVPFIYAVTTVFQGNGFLAVYIAGIIVGRNKFIHKKSIFRFLNGYVWILQIGMFLCFGLLVYPSRMVNIWVPGLLIGVLLILFARPVAVFISLLRVKLPVKEKLFISWVGLRGASPIILATFPIAQGLVWGDLLFHIVFFVVLVSLLVQGSLIPRVAQWLGILKKDPDRKIYHPTDFDNIEFPGMTLQELIVPYNSSVVDKALFEIKLPEQSHILLIARGEQFLIPSGNTQVRGGDVIWVLAKDEVMPIIGKTFMAIS, from the coding sequence ATGATCGACAGTTTTACCTTACAAGCTCTTGTTATCTCTACTCTTATCTTATTTTCTATTTTATCTAGTAAACTATTCTTCCGTTTTGGATTTCCCATTTTACTTATTTTCCTCACCTTCGGTATGTTAGCTGGTTCTGATGGCCCAGGAAGAATCGATTTTAGTGATTATGGTTTAGCTCAATCGATTGGTATATTTGCTCTTATTTATATTTTATTTTTGGGTGGTCTCGAAAGTGAATGGGATAGTCTAAAAAACTTTTTGGCAGTTGGGATTCGTTTGTCGATTATCGGCACGATACTTACTGCTCTTATTTTAGGAGTTCTCATCCATTATTTATTTCCGGTTCTTGGGTTTATGGAATCGTTTTTACTCGGTTCGATTGTGAGTGCCACCGATGCAGCCTCCGTTTTTAATATTTTTAAAACTGGATCTTCTGATTTACCAGTTCATTTAAAAAAGATCATAGAATTTGAATCGGGTTCTAACGATGCAGTGGGTGTTCTATTAACAACCATCTTTATGAACCTCATCACGGCCGATGCAAGTTTTAGTGGGTTCCAATTCTTTCGATTTTTTGTCATGCAAGTTCTTGTTGGAACCATGATGGGATATAGTTTGGGGATTCTTATTCTTTATTTAATGAACTCCGTCAAACTAGGGTATGATGGTCTTTATTTAGTTTTTATCACGGCATCCGTTCCTTTTATTTATGCGGTGACCACTGTATTTCAAGGGAATGGATTTTTGGCGGTTTATATCGCTGGGATCATTGTAGGACGAAACAAATTCATTCATAAAAAATCCATCTTTCGTTTTTTAAACGGTTATGTTTGGATTTTACAGATAGGTATGTTTCTTTGTTTTGGCCTTCTTGTGTATCCTTCGAGGATGGTCAATATTTGGGTACCAGGACTTCTCATTGGGGTATTACTCATTCTTTTTGCAAGACCGGTGGCAGTGTTTATTTCACTACTGCGTGTGAAGTTACCTGTCAAAGAAAAGTTATTTATTTCTTGGGTTGGGTTACGAGGTGCTTCACCAATTATTTTGGCTACCTTTCCCATTGCCCAAGGATTGGTATGGGGAGATTTACTTTTCCATATTGTATTTTTTGTAGTTCTTGTTTCCCTTCTTGTCCAAGGTTCTCTTATCCCTCGGGTGGCACAGTGGTTAGGAATTTTGAAAAAGGATCCTGATCGTAAAATTTACCATCCTACAGACTTTGATAACATTGAGTTTCCTGGTATGACTTTACAGGAATTGATTGTTCCATATAACTCAAGTGTGGTGGACAAAGCTTTGTTTGAAATTAAACTTCCAGAGCAGTCTCATATCCTACTCATTGCCCGGGGGGAACAATTTTTGATTCCTTCTGGAAATACACAAGTGAGAGGTGGGGATGTGATTTGGGTGTTAGCAAAAGACGAAGTGATGCCTATCATTGGCAAAACCTTTATGGCAATCTCATAG
- a CDS encoding DUF805 domain-containing protein — MSFQDAIKVCLQKYADFSGNAKRPEFWWWVVACIIISAALNMILPLIGGVFSLAVLLPSLSVGSRRLHDVGMSGWWQLIGLTGIGFLVLIYFWAQKGKG; from the coding sequence ATGTCATTCCAAGATGCGATTAAGGTATGTTTACAAAAATATGCTGATTTTAGCGGCAATGCAAAAAGGCCAGAGTTCTGGTGGTGGGTTGTTGCTTGTATCATCATCAGTGCAGCGCTGAACATGATCCTTCCGCTGATTGGCGGAGTTTTTTCTTTAGCAGTTTTGTTGCCAAGTTTGAGCGTTGGTTCCCGTAGGCTTCATGATGTAGGAATGAGTGGTTGGTGGCAATTGATTGGTCTGACAGGAATTGGTTTCCTTGTGTTAATTTACTTTTGGGCTCAAAAAGGAAAAGGTTAA
- the surE gene encoding 5'/3'-nucleotidase SurE, with translation MNLLITNDDGISSAGIKALERVLGKSYKTYLIAPLKERSVTSMALTVFQGMRVERINDNHYIADGFPADCVNIGLYAEIFPKIDFVISGINRGVNMGYDVHYSGTVGAAKHGALHGIPSLAVSSGRIDPDDGYEKEAELVLSFLEKYRSQIQSGEVWNLNFPPEISGSGTLNEVVFTRLGRRRYSEKYEKKQIIEGVSEFQLNGSLLGHDDETGTDFEAYYQGKLPVTPIQLDLTEKIRLKELQSK, from the coding sequence TTGAATTTACTCATCACAAATGACGACGGAATTTCTTCCGCCGGAATCAAAGCATTAGAACGAGTTCTCGGTAAATCTTATAAAACATATCTCATTGCACCATTGAAAGAACGTTCTGTCACTTCTATGGCTCTTACCGTCTTCCAAGGAATGCGTGTGGAACGAATCAATGACAACCATTATATTGCTGACGGCTTTCCTGCCGATTGTGTGAACATTGGATTGTATGCAGAGATCTTTCCCAAAATTGACTTTGTCATCTCTGGGATCAACCGTGGTGTGAATATGGGGTATGATGTCCATTATTCAGGAACTGTTGGAGCTGCCAAACATGGTGCTTTGCATGGAATTCCTTCTCTTGCCGTGAGTTCGGGTAGGATTGATCCAGACGATGGTTATGAAAAAGAAGCCGAACTAGTTTTATCTTTTTTGGAAAAATACCGATCGCAGATTCAGTCTGGTGAAGTATGGAATTTAAATTTCCCTCCCGAAATTTCTGGATCAGGCACATTAAACGAGGTTGTGTTTACTCGTCTTGGTCGTCGTCGTTACTCCGAAAAGTATGAAAAAAAACAAATCATCGAAGGAGTCAGCGAATTTCAATTAAATGGAAGTTTGCTTGGACATGATGATGAAACAGGCACTGACTTTGAAGCTTATTACCAAGGAAAACTTCCTGTCACACCGATTCAATTAGATCTAACGGAAAAGATTCGATTAAAGGAACTACAATCTAAGTAA